A single Anabas testudineus chromosome 10, fAnaTes1.2, whole genome shotgun sequence DNA region contains:
- the atp7a gene encoding copper-transporting ATPase 1, protein MTQNVNLHSVSLGVEGMTCGSCVQSIEERIGSLPGVINIKVSLEQNNATVMFDHSQQSPESLSEAIEDMGFESSLSESSTATPVSTDTQLIPASDLTPTARQDALKKLSQIKGVLDVIENPTQTGLTVTFVPTLTSLQQLNEVVATITPMEIPTPSSPTRKGSTLSPSHSTRGGVALQKFTIEGMTCHSCTTTIEGKIGKLKGVEKIKVVLESQEATILYLPYLITVQTIIDQIAVAGFKATVKSKPRPLQLSTSEIERFVDSHKPTVSSASENSEETEIFIDTTLVTLRVKGMHCHSCVVNIQDNISMLPGVSSVEVSLEKEKASICYNPLKVTVPHLQQAIEALPPGNFKTELWDSSGPLSPVSLPSTPVMSSRPVVAAQVNPAASQPCFTQPLVSVINIHIEGMTCNSCVQSIESMLSQKKGVVSAQVSLNNHQGVFEYDSLLTTPEKLKDAIEEMGFDAFLPETSSLLPASDHSLSKSSSLGPVREKELETELHKETPQEQSKDIRSKCYIQIGGMTCASCVANIERNLKNEPGIYSVLVALMASKAEVRYNPEVTEPMKIAECVKELGFTASVMENYEGSDGNLELVVRGMTCASCVHKIESSLMKEKGVIYASVALATNKAHIKYDLDIIGPRDITKLIESLGFEASLVKRDRSASHLDHTKEIRQWRKSFLVSLIFCVPVMGMMTYMIFMDHQNVSHQHNSTVEDRNHYHSSMFLEKQLLPGLSIMNLLSFLFCVPVQFIGGRYFYIQAYKALKHRSANMDVLIVLATSIAFTYSLAVLIVAMVEKAKVNPITFFDTPPMLFVFISLGRWLEQIAKSKTSEALSKLMSLQATEATVVTLGSDKSVLSEEQVDVELVQRGDVVKVVPGGKFPVDGRVIEGQSMADESLITGEAMPVTKKPGSSVIAGSINQNGSLLVSATHVGMDTTLSQIVKLVEEAQTSKAPIQQYADKISGYFVPFIVGISALTLIAWIIIGFLDFTLVEKYFPGYDKSISRVEAVVRFAFQASITVLCIACPCSLGLATPTAVMVGTGVGAQNGILIKGGEPLEMAHKVRSVVFDKTGTITYGAPNVVQVKIVVEGNRMPRSRLLAIVGTAENNSEHPLGAAITKYCKHELGTQSLGTCTDFQAVPGCGIRCQVSNTESLLKQADSDSEDNNQRNSVLVQISDTRITTSSHPLIMDPQPLSLVQTASYTVLIGNREWMRRNCLQIRPDVDEAMMEHERRGRTAVLVAVDDLLCAMIAIADIVKPEAELAVHTLTNMGLEVVLMTGDNSKTARAIAAQVGIRKVFAEVLPSHKVAKVEQLQKEGKRVAMVGDGVNDSPALAMADVGIAIGTGTDVAIEAADVVLIRNDLLDVVGSIDLSKKTVKRIRINFVFALIYNLVGIPIAAGVFLPIGLVLQPWMGSAAMALSSVSVVLSSLLLKCYSKPTAEKLEARLGNSRRQGSLSDVSVHIGMGEMRRPSPKLSLLDRIVNRSRASINSLRSDKHSLNSLVLSEPDKHSLLVGDALCEEEFC, encoded by the exons ATGACACAGAATGTGAATCTGCATTCAGTCTCCCTCGGAGTGGAGGGCATGACTTGTGGCTCCTGTGTTCAGTCCATAGAGGAGCGTATTGGATCTCTCCCTGGAGTAATAAATATAAAG gtGTCCTTAGAGCAGAACAATGCCACTGTCATGTTTGACCACAGCCAGCAAAGCCCAGAATCTCTGTCAGAGGCTATTGAGGACATGGGCTTTGAATCAAGTCTATCAGAGTCCAGTACAGCCACACCAGTCTCTACAGATACCCAACTGATCCCTGCCTCCGACCTGACACCCACAGCACGACAGGATGCTTTGAAAAAACTATCCCAGATTAAGGGAGTCCTGGATGTTATAGAGAACCCCACCCAGACAGGTCTCACTGTCACCTTTGTTCCTACCCTGACGTCTCTGCAGCAGTTGAATGAAGTTGTGGCCACCATAACACCTATGGAGATCCCCACACCCAGCAGCCCTACGCGAAAAGGCTCAACCTTATCTCCATCTCACAGCACCAGAGGAGGGGTGGCCCTCCAGAAGTTTACCATTGAAGGAATGACCTGTCACTCCTGCACCACCACAATTGAAGGAAAGATTGGGAAATTGAAAGGAGTTGAAAAGATCAAAG TTGTTTTAGAGTCTCAAGAAGCTACAATCCTGTACCTGCCTTACCTCATCACCGTCCAAACCATTATTGACCAGATTGCTGTGGCTGGCTTCAAGGCTACTGTTAAGTCCAAGCCCCGCCCTCTTCAGCTGTCAACCAGTGAAATTGAACGTTTTGTTGATTCTCATAAACCAACAGTTTCTTCAGCATCAGAGAATTCAGAGGAGACAGAAATATTCATAGACACAACACTTGTCACACTCAGGGTGAAAGGCATGCATTGCCATTCCTGTGTAGTCAACATCCAAGACAATATCTCCATGCTACCTGGCGTCTCCTCTGTGGAGGTATctctggagaaggagaaggccTCTATCTGCTACAACCCTCTAAAAGTCACAGTGCCTCATCTGCAGCAGGCCATTGAGGCTCTGCCTCCAGGAAACTTTAAGACTGAGCTCTGGGACTCCTCTGGCCCTCTTAGTCCTGTATCCTTACCATCCACACCTGTCATGTCATCACGGCCTGTAGTAGCAGCTCAGGTCAACCCGGCTGCCTCTCAACCTTGTTTTACCCAGCCTCTGGTATCTGTAATTAATATTCACATCGAGGGCATGACATGCAACTCCTGTGTCCAGTCAATAGAAAGCATGCTCTCCCAAAAGAAGGGGGTGGTGTCGGCCCAAGTCTCTCTGAACAATCACCAGGGGGTCTTTGAGTATGATTCCCTCCTGACCACACCAGAGAAGCTGAAGGATGCTATAGAGGAAATGGGCTTCGATGCTTTTCTACCTG AGACCAGTTCTCTGCTGCCTGCATCTGATCACAGTCTCTCAAAGTCTTCAAGCCTAGGACCAGTGAGAGAAAAGGAACTCGAGACTGAGCTACATAAAGAAACCCCACAAGAACAAAGCAAAGACATCCGCTCTAAATGCTACATCCAAATTGGTGGGATGACCTGTGCTTCCTGTGTAGCGAACATTGAACGAAACCTTAAGAATGAACCTG GTATCTACTCTGTTCTGGTAGCACTAATGGCCAGTAAGGCAGAGGTGCGTTATAATCCAGAAGTCACTGAGCCCATGAAGATAGCCGAGTGTGTGAAGGAGCTGGGCTTCACCGCCTCTGTGATGGAGAACTATGAAGGTTCAGATGGGAACCTAGAACTAGTG GTCAGGGGAATGACATGTGCCTCTTGTGTTCATAAAATCGAATCCAGCCTCATGAAAGAAAAGGGGGTTATATATGCCTCTGTTGCTTTGGCAACCAACAAGGCACACATTAAGTACGACTTGGATATTATAGGTCCACGAGACATCACCAAGCTGATTGAG AGTCTGGGCTTTGAAGCATCTTTGGTAAAGAGGGACCGTTCTGCCAGCCACCTGGATCACACTAAGGAGATACGACA GTGGAGAAAATCTTTTTTGGTGAGCTTGATTTTCTGTGTGCCTGTTATGGGCATGATGACCTACATGATTTTCATGGACCACCAGAATGTTTCACATCAACACAATTCTACGGTGGAAGACCGCAACCATTACCATTCCAGCATGTTCCTGGAGAAGCAGCTGCTTCCAGGCCTCTCCATCATGaacctcctctccttcctcttttgtGTACCTGTACAG ttTATTGGAGGTCGCTACTTCTACATTCAAGCCTACAAAGCACTGAAGCACAGATCTGCCAACATGGATGTGCTGATAGTTTTGGCTACCTCCATAGCTTTCACCTACTCACTGGCTGTCCTAATAGTGGCTATGGTGGAGAAGGCAAAAGTAAACCCCATCACATTCTTCGACACACCACCAatgctctttgttttcatctctctggGACGCTGGCTGGAACAGATAGCCAAG AGCAAGACGTCTGAGGCTTTGTCTAAACTGATGTCTCTACAAGCTACTGAAGCCACAGTCGTCACTCTCGGCAGTGACAAGTCTGTTCTCAG TGAGGAGCAGGTGGATGTTGAGCTGGTGCAGAGGGGTGACGTGGTGAAAGTTGTCCCTGGAGGGAAATTTCCAGTAGATGGAAGGGTCATCGAGGGACAGTCAATGGCAGATGAATCTCTTATCACAG GTGAGGCCATGCCAGTGACTAAGAAGCCTGGGAGCTCTGTTATTGCAGGCTCCATCAATCAGAATGGCTCTCTGCTGGTCAGTGCTACACATGTTGGCATGGACACAACATTGTCTCAAATTGTCAAACTAGTGGAAGAGGCTCAGACTTCAAAG gCTCCCATCCAGCAGTATGCAGATAAGATCAGTGGCTACTTTGTACCATTCATTGTTGGTATATCTGCCCTCACACTGATTGCATGGATCATCATTGGGTTCTTAGACTTCACTCTAGTGGAAAAGTACTTTCCT GGTTATGACAAGAGCATTTCCAGGGTGGAGGCAGTGGTTCGCTTTGCCTTCCAGGCTTCTATAACAGTGTTATGCATTGCCTGTCCCTGTTCCCTTGGCTTGGCCACCCCCACAGCTGTTATGGTGGGCACAGGGGTTGGAGCCCAAAATGGCATTCTGATAAAGGGAGGAGAGCCACTTGAGATGGCTCATAAG GTTCGGTCAGTGGTGTTTGATAAGACTGGGACCATCACTTACGGTGCTCCAAATGTTGTCCAAGTCAAGATAGTTGTAGAGGGGAACAGGATGCCTCGTTCCCGACTGCTGGCTATCGTGGGTACAGCTGAGAACAATAGTGAACACCCTCTGGGAGCAGCCATCACCAAATACTGCAAACAT GAGCTTGGCACACAGTCTCTCGGCACATGTACAGACTTTCAGGCCGTGCCGGGCTGTGGCATTCGATGTCAAGTCAGCAACACAGAGTCCCTGCTGAAACAggcagacagtgacagtgaggaCAACAACCAGCGTAACAGCGTCCTTGTACAGATCAGTGATACCCGCATAACCACCAGCTCCCATCCTCTTATCATGGACCCACAGCCACTGA GCCTGGTCCAGACAGCCAGCTACACTGTCCTGATTGGCAATAGAGAGTGGATGAGGAGGAACTGCCTGCAGATCAGACCTGATGTAGATGAGGCCATGATGGAGCATGAGCGCAGAGGACGCACTGCTGTTCTAGTAGCTGTAGACG ACCTGCTGTGTGCAATGATTGCCATAGCAGACATAGTGAAACCAGAGGCAGAGCTGGCAGTACACACTCTCACCAACATGGGTCTGGAAGTTGTGCTGATGACCGGAGACAACAGCAAGACAGCACGGGCCATTGCTGCTCAG GTGGGCATCAGGAAGGTGTTTGCCGAGGTGCTTCCTTCCCACAAGGTGGCCAAGGTGGAGCAGTTgcagaaggaaggaaagagagtAGCCATGGTGGGTGACGGTGTCAACGACTCGCCTGCTCTGGCCATGGCTGATGTGGGTATCGCTATAGGTACTGGGACTGATGTGGCCATAGAGGCAGCAGATGTTGTATTGATCAGG AATGACCTCCTGGATGTCGTGGGCAGCATTGACCTTTCTAAGAAAACGGTCAAGAGGATCAGGATCAACTTTGTGTTTGCTCTTATCTACAACCTGGTTGGCATTCCAATTGCTGCTG GTGTCTTTCTTCCCATTGGTCTGGTGTTACAGCCGTGGATGGGATCTGCTGCAATGGCACTgtcatctgtttctgtggttttgtcATCTCTTCTTCTCAAGTG TTACAGTAAGCCTACTGCTGAGAAGTTGGAGGCTCGACTGGGTAACAGCAGGCGGCAGGGCAGCCTGTCTGATGTAAGCGTCCACATCGGTATGGGTGAGATGCGTCGTCCTTCTCCCAAACTCAGCTTGCTGGATCGTATCGTCAACCGCAGCCGAGCCTCGATTAACTCCCTGCGCTCCGACAAGCACTCTCTCAACAGCTTGGTGCTCAGCGAGCCCGACAAACACTCCTTGCTGGTGGGGGACGCACTTTGTGAGGAGGAGTTTTGCTGA
- the sfxn1 gene encoding sideroflexin-1 encodes MAAELSTSINIKEPRWDQSTFVGRAKHFFTVTDPRNILLTNEQLAHAHKIITDYRQGIVSPGLTEDELWRAKYVFDSAFHPDTGEKMILIGRMSAQVPMNMTITGCMMTFYKTTPAVLFWQWINQSFNAIVNYTNRSGDAPITVGQLGTAYVSATTGAVATALGLNALTKHVSPLIGRFVPFAAVAAANCINIPLMRQRELQHGIPITDENDNRLGESTKAAQQAISQVVVSRILMASPGMAIPPFLMNHLEKKAFLRKFPWMSAPIQVSLVGFCLVFATPLCCALFPQKSSMSVSRLEPELQEKIRANHPGVERVYFNKGL; translated from the exons ATGGCAGCAGAGCTATCCACTTCCATAAACATCAAGGAGCCCCGGTGGGACCAGAGCACATTTGTAGGTCGGGCTAAACATTTCTTCACTGTCACAGACCCAAGGAACATCCTCCTCACCAACGAACAACTAGCACACGCGCACAAAATCATCACTGACTACAG GCAGGGTATAGTCTCTCCAGGGCTGACAGAAGATGAATTATGGAGGGCCAAATATGTTTTTGACTCTGCTTTCCACCCTGATACCGGGGAGAAGATGATCCTGATTGGTCGCATGTCAGCGCAGGTTCCAATGAACATGACGATCACTGGATGCATGATGACATTTTACAA GACGACTCCGGCCGTGTTGTTCTGGCAGTGGATCAATCAGTCTTTCAACGCAATAGTCAATTATACCAACAGGAGCGGCGATGCTCCAATAACAGTAGG tcaGCTTGGCACAGCTTATGTGTCTGCCACCACAGGGGCAGTTGCCACCGCTCTAGGACTAAATGCACTAACAAAG CACGTCTCACCTCTGATTGGACGATTTGTTCCAtttgctgctgtagctgctgctaACTGTATCAACATCCCTCTGATGAGACAAAG GGAACTTCAACACGGCATCCCTATAACAGATGAGAATGACAACAGGTTAGGAGAGTCGACGAAAGCTGCACAGCAGGCTATCTCTCAGGTCGTGGTGTCCAGAATCCTCATGGCTTCTCCTGGAATGG cTATCCCTCCATTTTTAATGAACCATTTGGAAAAGAAGGCCTTTCTGAGG AAGTTCCCATGGATGAGTGCACCTATTCAAGTTAGCCTGGTGGGATTCTG cctggTGTTTGCCACACCGCTGTGCTGTGCGTTGTTCCCTCAGAAGAG CTCTATGTCAGTCAGCCGCTTGGAGCCggagctgcaggaaaaaatCCGGGCCAACCACCCAGGAGTGGAGAGGGTCTACTTCAACAAAGGGCTATGA
- the LOC113160794 gene encoding serine/threonine-protein phosphatase 2A catalytic subunit alpha isoform-like, protein MDDKSFTKELDGWIEQLNECKQLSENQVKVLCEKAKEILTKESNVQEVRCPVTVCGDVHGQFHDLMELFKIGGKSPDTNYLFMGDYVDRGYYSVETVTLLVSLKVRFRERITILRGNHESRQITQVYGFYDECLRKYGNANVWKYFTDLFDYLPLTALVDNQIFCLHGGLSPSIDTLEHIRALDRLQEVPHEGPMCDLLWSDPDDRGGWGISPRGAGYTFGQDISETFNHANGLTLVSRAHQLVMEGYNWCHDRNVVTIFSAPNYCYRCGNQAAIMELDDTLKYSFLQFDPAPRRGEPHVTRRTPDYFL, encoded by the exons ATGGACGACAAATCATTCACCAAGGAGTTGGACGGATGGATTGAACAACTGAACGAGTGCAAGCAGCTCTCAGAGAATCAGGTCAAAGTCCTGTGCGAAAAG GCCAAGGAGATCCTGACGAAGGAGTCCAACGTGCAGGAGGTGAGATGTCCAGTGACGGTCTGTGGAGATGTTCACGGTCAGTTTCACGATCTCATGGAGCTGTTTAAGATCGGGGGCAAGTCTCCAGACACCAACTACCTCTTCATGGGAGACTATGTTGACAGAGGCTACTATTCTGTGGAGACAGTTACACTCCTGGTTTCTCtgaag GTAAGATTTCGTGAAAGAATCACAATTCTCAGAGGAAACCACGAAAGCAGACAGATCACACAAGTGTACGGCTTCTACGACGAGTGCTTGAGAAAATATGGAAATGCCAATGTTTGGAAGTACTTCACAGACCTGTTTGACTATCTGCCCCTCACTGCACTAGTAGATAATCAG ATTTTCTGCCTCCATGGAGGACTGTCCCCTTCAATAGACACACTGGAACACATCAGAGCGCTGGATCGCTTGCAGGAGGTTCCTCATGAG GGTCCCATGTGTGACTTGTTGTGGTCAGACCCAGATGACCGTGGTGGTTGGGGCATCTCACCCCGTGGTGCTGGTTACACCTTTGGGCAAGATATTTCCGAGACTTTTAATCATGCAAATGGCCTAACTTTGGTCTCAAGAGCCCACCAGCTGGTGATGGAG GGTTACAATTGGTGCCACGACCGCAATGTAGTGACGATCTTCAGTGCACCAAACTATTGTTATCGCTGTGGAAATCAGGCAGCTATCATGGAACTCGACGACACATTAAAATACTCATT CCTACAGTTTGACCCCGCACCCCGCAGAGGAGAGCCCCATGTGACGCGGCGTACTCCAGACTATTTCCTGTAA
- the atp5po gene encoding ATP synthase subunit O, mitochondrial produces the protein MAALMLGQQVRQFSTSAIRPVAKLVKPPIQVYGVEGRYATALFSAASKQNKLDQVEQELGKVSTLIKDPKISSIVMNPHVKRSIKQKTFTDALTKAKLSPITINLINVLADNGRLTLTGDVITAFGKMISAHRGEVICSVTTAQPLDEANLADLKVALKGFLQKGETIKLETKSDPSILGGMIVSIGDKYVDMSTKTKIQKLTKLIRET, from the exons ATGGCAGCACTCATGCTAGGGCAGCAG GTCCGCCAGTTCAGCACGTCTGCGATCAGACCTGTAGCAAAACTGGTTAAG CCTCCCATTCAGGTGTATGGAGTGGAGGGCCGCTATGCCACTGCTCTGTTCTCAGCTGCCAGTAAGCAGAACAAACTGGACCAAgtggagcaggaactgggaaAAGTCTct acccTAATCAAGGACCCCAAGATTTCCAGTATTGTGATGAATCCTCATGTTAAGCGCAGCATCAAGCAGAAGACATTCACTGATGCTCTTACAAAGGCTAAGCTTTCACCCATCACCATCAATCTCATTA ACGTTTTGGCAGACAATGGTCGTCTTACTCTAACTGGTGATGTTATCACTGCTTTTGGCAAAATGATAAGTGCACATCGTGGAGAGGTCATCTGCTCTGTCACCACTGCACAG CCTCTGGATGAAGCCAATCTTGCTGACCTGAAAGTAGCTCTCAAGGGCTTTCTTCAGAAGGGTGAAACGATCAAGCTGGAAACAAAG TCGGATCCTTCAATCCTGGGTGGCATGATTGTCAGTATTGGAGACAAGTACGTGGACAtgtccacaaaaacaaagattcaGAAGCTGACCAAGCTAATAAGAGAAACCTAA